The following proteins are co-located in the Frigidibacter mobilis genome:
- a CDS encoding bifunctional riboflavin kinase/FAD synthetase — protein MRRLTDWTGLSDADRGASIAMGNFDGVHIGHQAVIAQARRPGAPLGVLTFEPHPREYFAPDAPPFRLMNAESRANRLEKLGVDGLYELPFDARLAGMEAETFAREVLAEGLGVSHVTVGADFCFGKGRRGTVARLQEFGARYGFGVTIAELVGLEGQEISSTAIRTALSEGRPRDAARMLGHWHRIEGEVVHGEKRGRELGYPTANMGVDGLHLPRLGVYAVKVDVLEGPQAGSYGGAASLGVRPMFGTNTPNLESFLFDFSGDLYGRHLSVAFVDYLRPEMKFDGLPALMDQMAADCTQARAILAGL, from the coding sequence ATGCGCAGACTGACCGACTGGACCGGGCTTTCCGACGCCGACCGCGGCGCCTCGATTGCGATGGGCAATTTCGACGGTGTCCATATCGGGCATCAGGCAGTGATCGCGCAGGCCCGCCGCCCCGGCGCCCCGCTGGGGGTGCTGACCTTCGAGCCGCATCCGCGGGAATACTTCGCACCCGATGCCCCCCCCTTCCGGCTGATGAACGCCGAATCCCGCGCGAATCGGCTGGAAAAACTGGGGGTGGACGGGCTTTATGAGCTACCCTTCGATGCGCGCCTTGCCGGGATGGAGGCAGAGACCTTCGCCCGCGAGGTGCTGGCCGAAGGCCTTGGGGTCTCCCACGTTACCGTCGGCGCCGATTTCTGCTTCGGCAAAGGCCGCCGCGGCACCGTCGCCAGGCTGCAGGAGTTCGGCGCCCGCTATGGCTTTGGCGTGACCATTGCCGAACTGGTCGGGCTCGAAGGTCAGGAGATTTCCTCGACCGCGATCCGCACCGCCCTGTCCGAGGGCCGCCCGCGCGATGCCGCCCGGATGCTGGGCCACTGGCACCGCATCGAGGGCGAGGTGGTCCACGGCGAAAAGCGCGGGCGCGAGCTTGGCTATCCCACCGCGAACATGGGGGTTGACGGGCTGCATCTGCCCCGCCTCGGCGTCTATGCGGTGAAGGTCGATGTGCTGGAGGGGCCTCAGGCCGGCAGCTATGGCGGCGCGGCCAGCCTTGGCGTCCGCCCGATGTTCGGGACCAACACACCCAACCTTGAGAGCTTCCTGTTCGACTTCTCAGGCGATCTTTATGGGCGCCACCTGTCGGTCGCTTTCGTGGACTATCTGCGCCCCGAGATGAAGTTCGACGGGCTGCCGGCGCTCATGGACCAGATGGCCGCCGATTGCACGCAGGCCCGCGCCATCCTGGCCGGGCTTTGA
- a CDS encoding MaoC family dehydratase — protein sequence MLDNFPRGTICIEDLEIGMVRYLRKEVTDRDIELFAEVSTDRNPVHLDESYAQDTIFGGRIAHGMLTAGLISAVIGEQLPGHGTVYLGQTLKFMAPVRPGDMVYAEVKVIAIDHAKRRVTLETHCAVGDTVVLKGEAVVLAPSRKFD from the coding sequence ATGCTGGACAACTTTCCCCGCGGCACGATCTGCATCGAGGATCTCGAAATCGGCATGGTGCGCTATCTGCGCAAGGAAGTGACCGACCGCGACATCGAGCTGTTCGCCGAGGTCTCGACCGACCGCAACCCGGTGCATCTTGACGAAAGCTATGCCCAGGACACCATCTTTGGTGGCCGCATCGCTCACGGGATGCTGACTGCCGGCCTGATCTCGGCGGTGATCGGCGAACAGCTGCCCGGCCACGGCACCGTCTATCTGGGCCAGACGCTGAAGTTCATGGCCCCCGTCCGCCCCGGCGACATGGTCTATGCCGAGGTGAAGGTGATCGCTATCGACCATGCCAAGCGCCGCGTGACCCTTGAAACCCACTGCGCCGTGGGCGATACCGTCGTCCTGAAGGGCGAGGCCGTGGTTCTGGCGCCAAGCCGCAAATTCGACTGA
- a CDS encoding TIGR01459 family HAD-type hydrolase: MTRILSSLSEIAPQYDALLCDLWGCLHNGIAPYPAAVAALQAFRAGGGKVVLLTNAPRPNADVTLQLDRMGVPRDAWDVVVSSGDAAQDAMFAGAVGRKVWFVGADKDLNFFKEIPPEWSDAPAIELVPLDEAEGIVCTGLFDDLTETPDDYRARFLLAKTNGLKLLCANPDIVVDMGDQRIYCAGALAQLYTGMGGESLYFGKPHPPIYDLARRRLAALGGVEEPRLLAIGDGIRTDVEGGLGEGIDTLFITGGLAAEAFGNDVENPDAAALDRWLAEQQMMPQYAIGRLR, from the coding sequence ATGACCCGCATCCTCTCCTCGCTGTCCGAGATCGCCCCTCAGTATGACGCGCTGCTCTGCGATCTGTGGGGGTGCCTGCACAACGGCATCGCCCCCTATCCGGCGGCCGTGGCCGCGCTGCAGGCGTTCCGGGCGGGCGGCGGCAAGGTGGTGCTGCTGACCAACGCCCCCCGCCCCAACGCCGATGTGACCCTGCAGCTGGACCGGATGGGCGTGCCCCGCGACGCCTGGGACGTGGTCGTCTCCTCGGGCGATGCGGCGCAGGACGCGATGTTCGCAGGCGCTGTCGGGCGCAAGGTCTGGTTCGTCGGGGCTGACAAGGACCTGAACTTTTTCAAAGAGATACCGCCCGAATGGTCGGATGCCCCCGCCATCGAGCTTGTGCCGCTGGACGAGGCCGAGGGCATCGTCTGCACCGGCCTCTTCGATGATCTGACCGAGACGCCCGACGACTACCGCGCCCGGTTCCTGCTGGCCAAGACAAACGGGCTGAAGCTGCTCTGTGCCAATCCCGACATCGTGGTCGACATGGGCGACCAGCGCATCTACTGCGCCGGCGCACTCGCGCAGCTCTACACCGGGATGGGCGGCGAGAGCCTCTATTTCGGCAAGCCGCACCCGCCCATCTACGACCTCGCCCGCCGCCGCCTCGCCGCGCTCGGCGGTGTCGAGGAACCGCGCCTGCTGGCCATCGGCGACGGCATCCGCACCGATGTGGAGGGCGGTCTCGGCGAGGGCATCGACACCCTGTTCATCACCGGCGGGCTTGCCGCGGAAGCCTTTGGAAATGATGTTGAAAATCCGGACGCTGCCGCGCTGGACCGCTGGCTGGCAGAGCAGCAGATGATGCCACAATACGCGATCGGGCGCCTGCGCTGA